A single genomic interval of Eurosta solidaginis isolate ZX-2024a chromosome 3, ASM4086904v1, whole genome shotgun sequence harbors:
- the LOC137243621 gene encoding protein phosphatase 1 regulatory subunit 36-like — MLRIHRGVFVPKFCNGKWVLNEDTQTIEFEPIKDAELEKEDYVNTCGFNFRKTLNQLEELIFRQEFQRSDLTHDADVIVVQDIKNLVLFLAPSDIITKDFINFLHTFTVDRFLRALIIYFEYYLKMVEFVLIRRDEISGEKAQIQSEDTNEIKRIYSAQLTQHRLLLAREYSVIIMGENEMKPYYHITPIVNISNSIKDKRFHEAFLAFSTQVVWIAMHRRAFDYIDSEMNRLFRSEHFKLKRYAHINFTAAEANMLYGKNYRRVNYRAQNSPLIQELDHVASENLPMLWIGERKYRGTDLRIHQMELEYIVPDSQLALIDVCHGILGHPKKIYNTALNINWAAVRSQNYSEIYDPYQLIRQPALKIPNFDEEKLRKYAQKYNTYYHVRMLYERASKAVLDKWYRRDRIIEYFTTEGIINSVVVQCERELENDTYGPSVQEITDKFLERKKLLRRL, encoded by the coding sequence ATGCTACGCATTCACAGAGGCGTATTTGTGCCCAAGTTCTGTAATGGTAAATGGGTGTTGAACGAGGATACGCAAACAATTGAGTTCGAGCCTATCAAAGATGCCGAATTGGAGAAAGAAGATTATGTAAATACGTGTGGCTTCAATTTCCGTAAAACACTCAACCAACTCGAAGAATTGATATTTCGCCAAGAATTTCAACGCTCCGATCTCACACATGATGCTGATGTAATAGTCGTGCAGGACATAAAAAATCTCGTGCTATTCCTAGCGCCTTCCGATATAATCACAAAAGATTTCATAAATTTTCTGCACACCTTTACCGTTGACCGTTTCCTACGCGCGCTCATCATCTACTttgagtattatttgaaaatggTGGAGTTTGTGTTAATACGACGTGATGAGATCTCGGGTGAGAAAGCGCAAATACAAAGCGAGGATACGAATGAAATAAAACGTATCTACTCAGCACAACTTACACAACATCGCTTGCTATTGGCGCGTGAATATAGCGTTATAATAATGGGTGAAAATGAGATGAAACCTTACTATCATATCACACCCATCGTGAATATATCAAACTCGATCAAGGATAAACGTTTTCATGAGGCCTTTTTGGCATTCTCTACACAAGTTGTATGGATTGCTATGCATCGACGCGCTTTCGATTATATCGATTCAGAAATGAATCGCCTCTTTCGATCGGAACATTTCAAACTCAAGCGCTATGCTCATATTAATTTCACCGCAGCTGAGGCGAATATGTTGTATGGCAAAAATTATAGGCGCGTAAATTATCGTGCACAAAACTCACCGCTCATACAAGAGCTAGATCATGTAGCCTCTGAGAATTTACCGATGTTATGGATAGGTGAGCGCAAATATCGTGGGACGGATTTACGTATACATCAAATGGAATTGGAATATATTGTGCCGGATAGTCAATTGGCTTTGATCGATGTATGTCATGGTATATTGGGACATCCGAAAAAAATCTATAATACCGCATTGAATATTAATTGGGCAGCTGTGCGTTCCCAGAATTATTCAGAAATTTACGATCCATATCAGCTGATACGTCAACCAGCTCTAAAGATACCCAATTTTGATGAGGAAAAACTACGAAAATATGCACAGAAATACAATACATATTATCATGTGCGTATGCTGTACGAGCGTGCAAGTAAAGCTGTGCTGGATAAATGGTATCGACGGGATCGAATTATCGAGTATTTCACTACGGAGGGTATTATTAATAGCGTTGTAGTGCAATGTGAAAGGGAACTTGAAAATGATACATATGGGCCGAGCGTACAAGAGATAACGGATAAATTTTTGGAACGAAAGAAATTATTGAGAAGATTATAA